From Juglans regia cultivar Chandler chromosome 8, Walnut 2.0, whole genome shotgun sequence, the proteins below share one genomic window:
- the LOC108982190 gene encoding protein FAR-RED IMPAIRED RESPONSE 1-like: MNKSFHAFVTEAGGFDDILFGEKDYRNYIDKARHLCPGKGGAQALFEYFRRIQYKNDGFFNLMEFDEDDRLKSVFWADACSRGAYKYFVDVVTFDITYLTNKYGMPFAPFILLVTRIAKVPEKFGSHGQYKCGLKNKLLSCVYDSLTIEEFENSWKSLKDTFSLYENAWLQSLYAEREFWVPIYLKNSFWVGMSTTQCSESMNAFFDGYVHARTNFKEFVDQFNNALKTKIKNKNQVDFNSVNFTIHCISHLAIEKKFQDVYTNAKFKEVQQDIMGMIYCHCRFEKMDEVIATYVVDDQVKAEDFIKEVT; the protein is encoded by the exons ATGAATAAGAGTTTCCATGCTTTTGTGACTGAGGCGGGTGGATTTGATGACATActatttggagaaaaagattATCGTAACTATATTGATAAAGCACGACACCTGTGCCCTGGTAAAGGTGGTGCTCAAGCGTTGTTTGAGTATTTTAGAAGGATACAATACAAGAATGATGGCTTTTTCAACCTGATGGAATTTGATGAGGATGATAGACTGAAAAGTGTGTTTTGGGCGGACGCCTGTAGTAGAGGGGCCTACAAATACTTTGTAGATGTGGTAACATTCGATAttacatacctgacaaataaGTATGGAATGCCATTTGCACCTTTC ATATTGCTTGTAACACGTATTGCAAAAGTCCCTGAGAAGTTTGGTTCCCATGGTCAATACAAATGTGGTCTGAAAAATAAGTTGTTATCTTGTGTCTATGACTCCCTTACAATCGAGGAGTTTGAGAATTCTTGGAAGAGCCTCAAGGATACTTTCAGCTTGTATGAAAATGCATGGTTGCAAAGCTTATATGCGGAAAGAGAGTTTTGGGTGCCAATATATTTAAAGAACTCGTTTTGggttggaatgagtacaactcaatgcagtgagagcatgaatgctttcttCGATGGCTACGTCCATGCTAGGACAAACTTTAAAGAGTTTGTTGATCAGTTCAACAATGCTCTCAAGacaaaaattaagaacaaaaacCAAGTTGACTTTAATTCAGTTAACTTCACTATTCATTGCATATCACACTTGGCTATTGAGAAGAAGTTTCAAGATGTATAcacaaatgcaaaatttaaggAGGTTCAACAAGATATAATGGGAATGATATATTGTCATTGTCGTTTCGAGAAAATGGATGAAGTAATTGCAACTTACGTGGTCGATGATCAAGTTAAGGCTGAAGATTTCATCAAGGAGGTTACGTAA